The following are encoded in a window of Sphaeramia orbicularis chromosome 20, fSphaOr1.1, whole genome shotgun sequence genomic DNA:
- the thnsl1 gene encoding LOW QUALITY PROTEIN: threonine synthase-like 1 (The sequence of the model RefSeq protein was modified relative to this genomic sequence to represent the inferred CDS: inserted 1 base in 1 codon): protein MALLTLRHLGLRAVRLHLSLASSSKLCLSTRVSLLGDRNIVLMGPPGAGXTTVGRIVAQRLGLPAIDVDDDVLEPTWKMPVAAKLAALGGQRFLEEEGEALCNFSTSGCVISLTGSNPLHTTAMQHVRQSGLVIYLDVDSEDIIERLTRMKVNRIVGQEAGVPMRDILCYRKQFYEKWLDVRVLCGMGDTVEEVAEKVLKALERYQNHDRETFTSTRSDTTGSSSQSTYFSDVVVEGLAPDGGLYVPKNGFPKVDAGEWLRLVDMSYQERALVLLEKCIHSADVCTLDLRSMIFKAYGSNFSSEAIAPVKHLIHNQYIQELFHGPTASFKDLALQLMPQLFAYCLPPMCNYLILVATSGDTGSAVLSGFSRLSGADTHRTGVLVFFPEDGVSDIQKLQMTSSWEGNARAVSIHSDFDFCQRSIKRMFGESGLTGHLAVEYGTVLSTANSINWARLLPQVVYHTSSYLDLCRGGVIRFGEPIDVCIPTGNFGNAMSAVYAKQMGIPIRKIICASNHNRIITDFINTGMYDLRGRPLMLSHSPAIDILKSSNLERFIYHVSNGDSHLVKDLFTSLDSRQHFQVPQPLLGKIQQDVLAGWCSEDDCLAAIQTIYTETGYVMDTHTAVAKVVADSLQDGSCPLVVCSTAHYGKFTPAVFKALQIHSIPEDPLEQLKKLESAASRPEMHRDLMKCLEANSTKGHNVCEADYSVMVEQVESMIQDSFLKVL from the exons ATGGCTCTGCTGACTCTGCGCCACCTTGGACTCAGAGCTGTCAGGCTCCACCTGAGTCTCGCTTCATCATCAAAACTATGTCTGTCCACCAGAGTGTCCCTGTTGGGGGACAGGAACATTGTGCTCATGGGTCCCCCAGGAGCAG AGACAACAGTGGGGAGGATAGTGGCTCAGAGACTGGGACTGCCTGCCATTGACGTTGATGATGATGTTTTGGAGCCTACATGGAAGATGCCTGTTGCTGCAAAACTAGCAGCGCTCGGAGGACAGCGTTTCCTGGAGGAGGAAGGTGAAGCTTTGTGTAACTTCTCCACTTCTGGGTGCGTCATCTCCCTGACTGGCTCCAACCCTCTTCACACCACTGCAATGCAGCATGTCAGACAGAGTGGACTGGTTATTTACCTGGATGTGGACAGTGAGGACATCATTGAGAGACTCACCAGGATGAAGGTGAACAGGATAGTGGGCCAGGAGGCGGGGGTGCCCATGAGGGACATACTGTGTTATAGGAAACAGTTTTATGAGAAGTGGCTGGATGTCCGGGTTCTGTGTGGAATGGGGGACACAGTGGAGGAAGTTGCTGAAAAGGTGTTAAAGGCTTTGGAAAGATATCAGAACCATGACAGAGAAACCTTCACTTCAACAAGGAGTGACACCACAGGATCGTCCAGTCAGAGCACGTACTTTAGTGATGTGGTAGTTGAAGGTTTGGCCCCAGATGGAGGCCTTTATGTGCCTAAAAATGGCTTCCCAAAGGTTGATGCTGGAGAATGGCTCAGACTAGTAGACATGTCATACCAAGAGCGAGCTTTAGTTCTATTAGAAAAATGCATCCACTCAGCGGATGTCTGTACTTTGGATCTCAGGTCAATGATATTCAAGGCTTATGGGTCAAACTTCTCCAGTGAGGCAATTGCACCTGTAAAACACCTGATCCACAATCAGTACATTCAGGAGCTTTTCCATGGCCCCACAGCCTCATTTAAGGACCTGGCATTGCAGCTGATGCCCCAGCTCTTTGCGTACTGCCTCCCTCCCATGTGCAACTACCTCATCCTGGTCGCCACATCTGGAGACACCGGCAGCGCTGTGCTCAGCGGCTTCAGCAGGCTCAGcggtgcagacacacacaggacCGGCGTGCTGGTGTTTTTCCCTGAAGATGGTGTGAGCGATATCCAGAAGCTCCAGATGACGAGCTCATGGGAAGGCAATGCCAGGGCCGTCAGCATCCACTCAGACTTTGACTTCTGTCAGAGAAGTATAAAGAGGATGTTTGGAGAGTCTGGACTGACTGGACACCTGGCTGTGGAGTACGGCACCGTCCTCAGCACCGCCAACTCCATCAACTGGGCACGGCTGTTACCACAG GTGGTGTACCATACTTCCTCCTATCTGGATCTGTGCAGAGGTGGTGTTATCAGGTTTGGTGAACCCATTGATGTTTGCATCCCTACTGGTAACTTTGGCAATGCCATGTCAGCTGTGTATGCCAAGCAAATGGGCATCCCAATAAGAAAAATCATCTGTGCCTCTAATCACAACCGCATCATCACAGACTTTATCAATACCGGTATGTACGATCTCCGAGGACGGCCTCTGATGCTCTCCCACTCCCCGGCCATAGATATCCTGAAATCCTCCAACCTGGAGAGGTTTATCTACCATGTATCAAATGGAGACAGTCATCTTGTCAAGGACCTATTCACAAGCTTAGACAGCCGGCAGCACTTTCAGGTTCCCCAGCCTCTTCTTGGCAAGATCCAGCAGGATGTGCTGGCTGGCTGGTGCTCTGAGGATGACTGTTTGGCCGCCATCCAGACCATTTACACAGAGACCGGCTACGTCATGGACACACACACTGCCGTGGCTAAAGTCGTGGCTGACAGCCTGCAGGACGGTTCATGTCCGTTGGTGGTTTGTTCCACTGCGCACTATGGGAAATTTACCCCCGCTGTGTTCAAAGCTCTACAAATCCACAGTATTCCAGAGGATCCACTTGAGCAGCTGAAGAAGCTGGAATCTGCTGCATCCAGACCAGAAATGCACAGGGACCTGATGAAATGTCTGGAGGCAAACAGCACAAAGGGACACAATGTTTGTGAGGCAGATTACAGTGTGATGGTGGAACAGGTGGAGAGTATGATACAGGACTCTTTCTTAAAGGTTCTGTAG
- the enkur gene encoding enkurin isoform X2 — protein sequence MSSFNTFEVVHPQERIYNLIPREEVHIEKSQRFRPTVVREKKITNPTMKTMGPAKVEVPSPDKYLKKHSKEPKLPESELLSCTRSYPRFEKPPVPTRTDHPTMGIHTKRDFIRTTTVVPKKPQPISVDTNRGHKQPLENSGLVPKYIKKKDYGEVPVYLQQRNEEQQRAQEAYDSYVREQKEQGAMKQLSDEERQSILERLKANWDKLHHEYQSLSLVTDMLSKKAHKERLEAAMKQLETDIEFFERFKILYVPNK from the exons ATGAGTTCATTCAACACGTTTGAAGTTGTACATCCACAAGAACGCATCTACAATCTCATACCGAGGGAAGAAGTACACATAGAAAAGTCGCAAAGG TTTAGGCCAACAGTTGTTcgtgagaaaaaaataacaaatcctACAATGAAGACCATGGGCCCAGCGAAAGTGGAGGTGCCATCTCCAGACAAATACCTCAAGAAACATTCCAAAGAGCCGAAACTCCCTGAAAGTGAGTTGCTTTCCTGTACCA GGTCGTATCCACGTTTTGAGAAGCCACCTGTTCCCACGAGAACAGATCATCCAACAATGGGCATTCACACCAAGAGAGACTTTATAAGGACAACCACAGTGGTCCCAAAGAAGCCTCAACCTATCAGCGTAGACACTAACAGAGGACACAAGCAGCCCCTAGAAAACTCTGGTCTTGTCCCTAAGTACATAAAGAAGAAG GATTATGGAGAAGTGCCTGTGTATTTGCAACAGCGCAATGAAGAACAGCAGCGAGCTCAGGAGGCGTATGACAGCTATGTGAGAGAACAGAAGGAGCAGGGAGCCATGAAACAACTGTCTGATGAGGAACGGCAATCCATCCTGGAG AGACTGAAGGCAAACTGGGATAAGCTGCATCACGAGTACCAGAGTCTATCGCTTGTCACAGACATGTTGTCAAAGAAGGCTCACAAAGAGCGACTCGAAGCGGCAATGAAGCAGCTGGAGACTGACATCGAGTTCTTCGAGAGGTTCAAAATACTCTACGTTCCCAATAAATAG
- the enkur gene encoding enkurin isoform X1, giving the protein MGIHTKRDFIRTTTVVPKKPQPISVDTNRGHKQPLENSGLVPKYIKKKDYGEVPVYLQQRNEEQQRAQEAYDSYVREQKEQGAMKQLSDEERQSILERLKANWDKLHHEYQSLSLVTDMLSKKAHKERLEAAMKQLETDIEFFERFKILYVPNK; this is encoded by the exons ATGGGCATTCACACCAAGAGAGACTTTATAAGGACAACCACAGTGGTCCCAAAGAAGCCTCAACCTATCAGCGTAGACACTAACAGAGGACACAAGCAGCCCCTAGAAAACTCTGGTCTTGTCCCTAAGTACATAAAGAAGAAG GATTATGGAGAAGTGCCTGTGTATTTGCAACAGCGCAATGAAGAACAGCAGCGAGCTCAGGAGGCGTATGACAGCTATGTGAGAGAACAGAAGGAGCAGGGAGCCATGAAACAACTGTCTGATGAGGAACGGCAATCCATCCTGGAG AGACTGAAGGCAAACTGGGATAAGCTGCATCACGAGTACCAGAGTCTATCGCTTGTCACAGACATGTTGTCAAAGAAGGCTCACAAAGAGCGACTCGAAGCGGCAATGAAGCAGCTGGAGACTGACATCGAGTTCTTCGAGAGGTTCAAAATACTCTACGTTCCCAATAAATAG